In one window of Posidoniimonas corsicana DNA:
- a CDS encoding xanthine dehydrogenase small subunit: MRDHLVFYLNGARLEVRGPAVGRTLTDFLRYGDAPSTQPLTGTKVACAEGDCGACTVLVGRPDPATRRLVYQAIDACIAFVYQMDGAHVLTVESLAVDRQLSDVQQAMVDCHGSQCGFCTPGFVMALHGLRANQPSSGLSEEELRVGLSGNLCRCTGYAQILEAAHSIESCAAEPLDDRYDAAQIATDLAARCRESVHVNAGPSAESNGKPQTTTAPVEAFVPATLQELIAARAARPDARLVAGATDLGVQHNHGKIAPQSVIVMSRVPELNRLDVDEHELVIGAAVTWRQIEQATADALPEYSRLLSRFGSPQVRHAGTLGGNLANASPIADSIPLHMVAESTLRIAGPDGSREVPIEDFYLGYKELDLHADEVLESVTTPLPGPEVQLTLHKVSKRRDMDISTVTAAFWLDMQGQTIREARVALGGVGPVVVRARRAEAALQGQRLSLDAMRRAGRAARDEVAPISDVRGSAAYRLQLVENLFVKCLHDLSEASEPASRTA, from the coding sequence ATGCGTGACCACCTCGTGTTCTATCTGAACGGCGCACGGCTTGAAGTGCGTGGGCCTGCCGTCGGCCGCACGCTGACCGATTTCCTCCGCTACGGCGACGCACCGTCAACGCAGCCGCTGACCGGTACCAAGGTGGCCTGCGCCGAGGGCGACTGCGGCGCCTGCACCGTGCTGGTCGGCCGGCCCGACCCGGCCACCCGGCGCCTCGTCTACCAGGCGATCGACGCGTGCATCGCGTTCGTCTACCAGATGGACGGCGCGCACGTGCTGACGGTCGAGTCGCTGGCCGTTGACCGGCAGCTGTCTGACGTGCAGCAGGCGATGGTCGACTGCCACGGCAGCCAGTGCGGGTTCTGCACGCCGGGCTTTGTGATGGCGTTGCACGGGCTCCGCGCCAATCAGCCGTCGTCCGGATTGAGCGAGGAAGAGCTGCGCGTCGGGCTCTCCGGCAACCTCTGCCGCTGCACGGGGTACGCCCAGATCCTGGAGGCCGCGCACTCGATCGAGTCCTGCGCCGCCGAGCCGCTCGACGACCGCTACGACGCCGCCCAGATCGCCACCGACCTGGCCGCCCGCTGCCGCGAATCGGTGCACGTTAACGCCGGACCCAGCGCTGAGTCGAATGGGAAGCCCCAGACCACCACGGCGCCAGTGGAGGCCTTTGTGCCAGCGACGCTCCAGGAGCTGATTGCCGCCCGAGCCGCACGCCCGGACGCGCGGCTGGTGGCCGGCGCCACCGACCTGGGCGTGCAGCACAACCACGGCAAGATCGCCCCGCAGAGCGTCATCGTCATGTCCCGCGTTCCGGAGCTTAACCGGCTCGACGTGGATGAGCACGAACTGGTCATCGGCGCCGCGGTCACGTGGAGGCAGATCGAGCAGGCAACTGCTGACGCATTGCCGGAGTATTCTCGGCTGCTGAGCCGCTTCGGCAGCCCCCAGGTGCGCCACGCTGGGACGCTCGGGGGAAACCTGGCGAACGCGTCGCCGATCGCCGACTCGATCCCGCTGCACATGGTCGCCGAGTCGACCCTCCGCATCGCCGGGCCCGACGGAAGTCGCGAAGTGCCGATCGAAGACTTCTATCTCGGCTACAAGGAGCTGGACCTCCACGCCGACGAGGTGCTCGAGTCGGTCACCACCCCTCTGCCCGGCCCTGAAGTGCAGTTGACGCTACACAAAGTGTCAAAGCGGCGCGACATGGACATCAGCACCGTCACCGCGGCGTTCTGGCTCGATATGCAGGGCCAGACGATTCGGGAGGCCCGCGTAGCGCTGGGCGGAGTTGGCCCGGTTGTCGTCCGCGCTCGGCGCGCGGAGGCTGCGCTGCAGGGCCAGAGGCTGTCGCTCGACGCGATGCGGCGCGCCGGCCGCGCGGCCCGCGATGAGGTCGCGCCGATCTCCGACGTCCGCGGCAGCGCCGCGTACCGGCTGCAGCTCGTCGAGAACCTGTTCGTGAAGTGCCTGCACGACCTATCCGAAGCCTCCGAGCCGGCCTCCAGGACCGCTTAG
- a CDS encoding allantoate amidohydrolase yields MQQPQQPNPASVAALTETVMTRCGQLAACSEDPACLTRRYLTPPMRIAHNLLAGWMSEASLVPRVDNAGNLVGRLAGQHERRVLLLGSHLDTVPNAGAFDGVLGVLMGLAVAERLRGEDLPFHLDVVAFSEEEGVRFSKPYLGSAAVAGAFPSEWLERRDADGISLRDAIAGFGLDPDAIDRCGYDPRDVVGFIEPHLEQGPVLEEQGLPVGVVGGIAGQSRLRLAFRGRAAHAGTTPMHLRQDALLCASRFVSHVRDHAAGVEELRATVGSIHVTPNAPNVVAAEAEVSLDVRHRDDAPREAAVRDLVAAAHSIAEIEGVEFELLEETSQRAIAMDPGLAGHLQAAVEHCGGRPLQVLSGAGHDAVMLAHRFPVAMLFLRHPGAVSHHPDERVDAADVAVGIEVLTQLVLNLAKQQRSTV; encoded by the coding sequence GTGCAGCAGCCGCAACAGCCCAACCCAGCAAGCGTGGCGGCGCTGACGGAAACGGTGATGACTCGCTGCGGCCAGCTCGCCGCGTGCTCGGAGGACCCCGCCTGCCTAACCCGCAGGTACCTCACGCCCCCGATGCGCATCGCCCACAACCTGCTGGCTGGATGGATGAGCGAGGCGTCGCTCGTCCCGCGGGTCGACAACGCGGGCAACCTGGTTGGCCGCTTGGCCGGGCAGCACGAGCGCCGTGTGCTGCTGCTCGGATCGCACCTGGACACCGTCCCCAACGCCGGCGCCTTCGACGGCGTGCTGGGGGTGCTGATGGGCTTGGCCGTGGCCGAACGCCTGCGCGGCGAGGACCTGCCGTTCCACCTCGACGTGGTCGCGTTCAGCGAGGAGGAGGGCGTGCGGTTCAGCAAGCCCTATCTTGGCAGCGCCGCGGTCGCCGGCGCGTTCCCGAGCGAGTGGCTCGAACGCCGCGACGCCGACGGCATCAGCCTGCGTGACGCGATCGCCGGCTTCGGCCTCGACCCCGACGCGATCGACCGCTGCGGCTACGACCCGCGGGACGTGGTCGGCTTCATCGAGCCCCACCTCGAGCAGGGCCCCGTGCTTGAAGAGCAGGGGCTGCCGGTCGGCGTGGTCGGGGGCATCGCCGGGCAGAGCCGGCTGCGGCTGGCGTTCCGCGGGCGGGCCGCCCACGCCGGCACCACGCCGATGCACCTCCGCCAGGACGCGCTGCTGTGCGCGTCGAGGTTTGTCTCTCACGTCCGCGACCACGCCGCTGGCGTAGAAGAACTGCGGGCCACGGTGGGGTCGATCCACGTCACTCCCAACGCCCCGAACGTGGTGGCCGCCGAGGCGGAGGTCTCGCTCGACGTGCGCCACCGCGACGACGCCCCCCGCGAGGCCGCGGTGCGCGACCTCGTGGCGGCGGCCCACTCCATCGCAGAGATCGAGGGCGTTGAGTTCGAATTGCTGGAAGAGACCTCGCAGCGTGCTATCGCGATGGACCCCGGCCTGGCCGGGCACCTGCAAGCCGCGGTCGAGCACTGCGGCGGCCGCCCCTTGCAGGTGCTGAGCGGCGCCGGGCACGACGCGGTCATGCTGGCCCACCGCTTCCCGGTCGCGATGCTGTTCCTCCGCCACCCGGGCGCGGTCAGCCACCACCCCGACGAGCGCGTCGACGCCGCGGACGTCGCGGTCGGCATCGAGGTGCTGACCCAGCTGGTCCTAAACCTCGCCAAACAACAAAGGAGCACCGTTTGA
- the allE gene encoding (S)-ureidoglycine aminohydrolase has protein sequence MSSPFGSTRTLIKSTHALIAPDGHVFSPLANWQGAEGVVLISPAMQGGPRFVQYLVHGGREARSTGASAGVQRLVYVLEGKARLDGQPLAADGFAWLPADESYDLRADEGARLLVFEKRYEPLAGVTAPARVVGTLADAPCDPFLGDADAMLATLLPVDPAFDMAVNVFTYQPGATLPFVETHVMEHGLYMKAGQGVYRLADDWMPVAEGDSIWMASYCPQWFVAMGKTPAAYIYYKDIHRDPLGACQHVGSGEPS, from the coding sequence TTGAGCAGCCCCTTCGGTTCGACCCGCACCCTGATCAAGTCGACCCACGCGCTCATCGCCCCGGACGGCCACGTCTTCTCACCGCTGGCCAACTGGCAGGGCGCCGAGGGCGTGGTGCTGATCAGCCCCGCGATGCAGGGCGGCCCGAGGTTCGTCCAGTACCTGGTGCACGGTGGTCGGGAGGCGCGTTCCACCGGCGCGTCGGCTGGCGTGCAGCGGCTGGTCTACGTGCTCGAGGGCAAGGCCCGGTTGGACGGGCAACCGCTGGCGGCCGACGGCTTCGCCTGGCTCCCGGCCGACGAGTCCTACGACCTGCGAGCCGACGAGGGCGCCCGGCTCTTGGTGTTCGAGAAACGCTACGAGCCGCTCGCCGGCGTCACCGCGCCCGCGCGGGTGGTCGGCACGCTCGCCGACGCTCCCTGCGACCCGTTCCTCGGCGACGCCGACGCGATGCTCGCGACGCTCCTGCCGGTCGACCCCGCGTTCGACATGGCGGTCAATGTCTTCACCTACCAGCCCGGCGCGACGCTGCCGTTTGTCGAGACGCACGTCATGGAGCACGGCCTGTACATGAAGGCGGGGCAGGGCGTTTACCGGCTGGCGGACGACTGGATGCCGGTCGCTGAAGGCGACAGCATCTGGATGGCCTCCTACTGCCCGCAGTGGTTCGTCGCCATGGGCAAGACCCCCGCCGCCTACATCTACTACAAGGACATCCACCGCGACCCGCTCGGCGCCTGCCAGCACGTGGGGTCCGGTGAACCGTCATGA
- a CDS encoding M20 family metallo-hydrolase, with product MSLDPPPVNVERVVNELEQLAAISDCPEPPPAVTRVVFTETDLRARAFLRGLYEQAGLTVRVDPIGNTFARWEGSEPVLPAVGSGSHTDAIPHSGIYDGTVGVLGALEAIRVLKQAGCRPRRSIEVVMFTSEEPTRFGMGCTGSRLMSGAITPDALADMRDSDGDTYDTVRQQAGFSGSLADVALPGDYYHAFVELHIEQGPELEAASLDIGVVTAIAAPAAFEFAIIGEGGHAGAVLMPSRRDALNAAAEMTLAIERLAKESRSPDLVATVGRLDVHPGAVNSIPSRVAFSLDIRDIDGQNRDAVAAEIQEALAAIADRRGVQLESRELNADPPAQAADSLIAAAESAVAVLGLKHQRMISRAYHDSLFMARIAPTGMIFIPCRGGVSHRPDEFSTPEQISAGVQTLALTLAQLAE from the coding sequence ATGAGCCTCGATCCGCCCCCCGTCAACGTCGAGCGTGTCGTGAACGAGCTGGAGCAGCTCGCCGCGATCAGCGACTGCCCCGAGCCGCCGCCCGCCGTCACGCGGGTCGTGTTCACCGAGACCGACCTCCGCGCCCGGGCGTTTCTCCGCGGGCTCTACGAGCAGGCGGGCCTCACGGTGCGGGTGGACCCGATCGGCAACACGTTCGCCCGCTGGGAGGGGAGCGAGCCCGTACTGCCGGCGGTCGGCTCCGGGTCGCACACCGACGCGATCCCTCATTCCGGCATATACGACGGGACGGTTGGCGTGCTCGGCGCGCTAGAAGCAATCCGCGTGCTCAAGCAGGCCGGCTGCCGGCCGCGGCGTTCGATCGAGGTGGTGATGTTCACGTCGGAGGAGCCCACCCGATTCGGCATGGGCTGCACCGGCAGCCGCCTGATGTCCGGCGCCATCACGCCCGACGCGCTCGCCGACATGCGAGACTCGGACGGAGACACGTACGATACGGTGCGCCAGCAGGCCGGCTTCAGCGGCAGTTTGGCCGACGTTGCCCTGCCGGGCGACTACTACCACGCGTTCGTCGAGCTGCACATCGAGCAGGGACCCGAACTGGAGGCTGCGAGCCTCGACATCGGCGTGGTCACCGCTATCGCGGCGCCGGCGGCGTTCGAGTTCGCCATCATCGGCGAGGGGGGCCACGCGGGCGCGGTGCTGATGCCCAGCCGCCGGGACGCGCTCAACGCGGCGGCCGAGATGACGCTGGCGATCGAGCGGCTGGCCAAGGAGAGCCGCAGCCCAGACCTGGTCGCCACGGTGGGCCGACTCGATGTGCACCCCGGCGCCGTCAACTCGATCCCGAGCCGCGTCGCGTTCTCGCTAGACATCCGCGACATCGACGGGCAGAACCGCGACGCCGTCGCCGCCGAGATTCAGGAAGCGCTCGCCGCCATCGCGGACCGCCGCGGCGTGCAATTGGAGTCGCGCGAGCTGAACGCGGACCCGCCGGCGCAGGCCGCCGACAGCTTGATCGCCGCCGCCGAATCCGCCGTCGCCGTGCTCGGCCTGAAACACCAGCGAATGATCAGCCGGGCCTACCACGACTCGCTGTTCATGGCCCGCATCGCCCCGACCGGGATGATCTTTATCCCGTGTCGCGGGGGCGTGTCCCACCGGCCGGACGAGTTTAGCACGCCGGAGCAGATCTCCGCCGGCGTGCAGACGCTCGCCCTGACGCTGGCCCAACTCGCGGAGTAG
- the pucL gene encoding factor-independent urate hydroxylase: protein MATRVSHNAYGKHRVRISKVRRPRQAPPNAERHELVEVAVDVELQGDFEAAFTHGDNRQVIATDTCKNTLYVLAKDHPIDSVESFGRAVAEHFLGRYAHVEQVDVRLVEQVWDRLAGSDHSFVAAQKMTPTAAVTHRRGESPAVVGGLERLTIAKTTESGFVDFHRDEFRTLADTTDRILATEMTAAWRYSAAEADYAAARESIVAALLERFTDHYSHSVQETLYLMAGAALAACADIGQITLTMPNKHHLLANLAPFDRENENEVFVVTDEPFGYITATVDRE from the coding sequence ATGGCCACGAGGGTCTCGCACAACGCCTACGGCAAGCACCGGGTGCGGATCAGCAAGGTCCGCCGGCCCCGCCAGGCGCCGCCCAACGCGGAGCGTCACGAGCTGGTCGAGGTGGCGGTGGACGTCGAGCTGCAGGGCGACTTCGAGGCCGCGTTTACCCACGGCGACAACCGCCAGGTGATCGCGACCGACACCTGCAAGAACACGCTGTACGTGCTGGCCAAGGATCACCCAATCGATTCGGTGGAGTCGTTCGGCAGGGCCGTGGCGGAACACTTCCTCGGCCGCTACGCGCACGTCGAGCAGGTCGACGTGCGGCTGGTGGAGCAGGTGTGGGACCGTCTCGCGGGGTCCGACCACTCGTTTGTCGCGGCCCAGAAGATGACGCCCACCGCGGCCGTGACCCACCGCCGCGGCGAGTCGCCCGCGGTCGTCGGCGGGCTAGAGCGGCTTACCATCGCCAAGACCACCGAGAGCGGCTTTGTCGACTTCCACCGGGACGAGTTCCGCACGCTGGCGGACACCACCGACCGGATCCTGGCGACCGAGATGACCGCCGCTTGGCGCTACAGCGCGGCGGAGGCCGACTACGCCGCGGCCCGCGAGTCGATCGTCGCCGCGCTCTTGGAGCGGTTCACCGACCACTACAGCCACAGCGTACAAGAGACGCTGTACCTGATGGCCGGCGCCGCGCTCGCGGCCTGCGCCGACATCGGCCAGATCACGCTGACGATGCCCAACAAGCACCACCTGCTGGCCAACCTGGCGCCGTTTGACCGCGAGAATGAGAACGAGGTGTTCGTCGTGACGGACGAGCCGTTCGGCTACATCACGGCGACCGTCGATCGGGAGTAG
- the allB gene encoding allantoinase AllB, with translation MPASPSEPANLAFRSRRVVTPAGELSATVVVRGGSIAAIDPYDDPPTASTVRELGDIAILPGLVDTHVHLNEPGRTDWEGFATGTAAAAAGGVTTLVDMPLNSSPVTTSVDALEAKRRAAAGQLSVDVGFYAGLVAGSASELPGLLDAGVLGVKAFLCHSGIDEFPAATESDLRAAMPVIAERGSVLLAHAEIESPVEPPDDPRSYQQYAATRPGRFERAAIELLIGLCREYGCRTHIVHLADAACLPLLQEAKEEGLPLTVETCPHYLAFAAEEIPDGATQFKCAPPIRHAANRDALWGGLASGVIDFVASDHSPCPPELKQQASGDFEEAWGGVSSLQLMLPVVWTEAAARGFSLSDVVRWLCDRPAELVGLPAGLREGADANLVLLDPEATFTVRGADLLHRHPLTPYEGRELRGQVLKTLLRGAPAQAGRGRLL, from the coding sequence GTGCCAGCCTCGCCCAGCGAACCCGCCAACCTCGCGTTCCGCAGCCGTCGGGTGGTGACGCCCGCAGGGGAGCTGTCCGCGACGGTGGTGGTGCGCGGCGGTTCCATTGCCGCGATCGACCCTTACGACGACCCACCCACCGCCTCAACTGTGCGGGAGCTGGGCGACATCGCGATCCTGCCCGGGCTGGTCGACACGCACGTGCACCTCAACGAGCCGGGACGCACCGACTGGGAGGGCTTCGCCACCGGGACCGCCGCGGCCGCGGCCGGCGGCGTCACCACGTTGGTCGACATGCCGCTCAATAGCTCGCCGGTCACCACCAGCGTCGATGCGCTAGAGGCCAAGCGCCGCGCGGCCGCGGGCCAGCTGAGCGTGGACGTGGGCTTCTACGCCGGGCTGGTCGCCGGCAGCGCGAGCGAGCTCCCGGGGCTGCTCGACGCGGGCGTGCTGGGCGTCAAGGCGTTCCTCTGCCACAGCGGGATCGACGAGTTCCCCGCCGCGACCGAATCGGACCTGCGGGCCGCGATGCCGGTGATCGCCGAGCGGGGCTCGGTGCTGCTGGCGCACGCCGAGATCGAGTCGCCGGTCGAACCGCCCGACGACCCGCGCAGCTACCAGCAGTACGCCGCCACCCGGCCCGGCAGGTTCGAGCGGGCGGCGATCGAGCTGCTGATCGGCCTCTGCCGGGAGTACGGCTGCCGCACACACATTGTCCACCTGGCGGACGCCGCCTGCCTGCCGCTGCTGCAGGAGGCGAAGGAGGAGGGCCTGCCCCTCACGGTTGAGACCTGCCCGCACTACCTGGCGTTCGCCGCCGAGGAGATCCCCGACGGGGCGACGCAGTTCAAGTGCGCGCCGCCGATCCGGCACGCCGCCAACCGCGACGCGCTGTGGGGCGGGTTGGCGTCCGGCGTGATCGACTTCGTCGCGTCGGACCACTCGCCCTGCCCGCCAGAATTGAAGCAGCAAGCCAGCGGCGACTTCGAAGAGGCGTGGGGCGGCGTCAGTTCGCTGCAGCTCATGCTGCCGGTCGTCTGGACCGAGGCCGCCGCGCGCGGCTTCTCGCTCAGCGACGTTGTGCGGTGGTTGTGCGACCGGCCGGCCGAGCTCGTCGGCCTGCCGGCCGGCCTGCGCGAGGGCGCCGACGCCAACCTCGTGCTGCTCGACCCCGAGGCCACGTTCACCGTGCGCGGCGCCGACCTGCTGCACCGCCACCCGCTGACGCCGTACGAGGGCCGTGAGCTGCGGGGCCAGGTGCTCAAGACTTTGCTCCGCGGCGCGCCCGCGCAAGCGGGAAGGGGGCGGCTGCTGTGA
- the uraD gene encoding 2-oxo-4-hydroxy-4-carboxy-5-ureidoimidazoline decarboxylase codes for MSPSVIKWLNQLDDTDAAKELKACCGAKFWANKMAAARPFADAAAVTHAAELVFNAMPTSAWVEAFESHPRIGDLDSMRMKYAGNSRWSAGEQAGAAEADEPTLRRLADANKEYEQRFGKTFIVCASGKSAAEMLEILEDRLTNPPADEFGIAAREQRKITMLRLEKLSPPTNHSA; via the coding sequence GTGAGCCCCAGCGTCATCAAGTGGCTGAACCAGCTCGACGATACGGACGCCGCCAAGGAGCTGAAGGCGTGCTGCGGCGCCAAGTTCTGGGCCAACAAGATGGCCGCCGCCCGGCCGTTCGCCGACGCCGCCGCGGTGACGCACGCGGCCGAACTCGTTTTCAACGCGATGCCGACCTCCGCCTGGGTCGAGGCGTTTGAGAGCCACCCCCGGATCGGCGACCTGGACTCGATGCGGATGAAGTACGCGGGCAACAGCCGCTGGTCCGCGGGCGAGCAGGCAGGCGCCGCGGAAGCCGACGAACCGACGCTGCGGCGCCTGGCCGATGCTAACAAGGAGTACGAGCAGCGGTTTGGCAAGACCTTCATCGTCTGCGCATCCGGGAAGTCCGCGGCCGAGATGCTCGAGATTCTCGAAGATCGGCTCACCAACCCGCCCGCCGACGAGTTTGGGATCGCCGCGCGGGAGCAGCGGAAGATCACGATGCTGCGGCTTGAAAAACTCTCGCCCCCAACCAACCACTCCGCATGA
- the uraH gene encoding hydroxyisourate hydrolase, producing the protein MSPITTHVLDTSTGRPAAGVKVQLLLVTEGGARQELASAATNADGRITDLLPPGGADEGVYVLRFETAAYFTAQGRDSFFPRVEIEFCFDPEGGHYHVPLLLSPFGYSTYRGS; encoded by the coding sequence ATGAGCCCCATCACCACCCACGTGCTCGACACCTCCACCGGCCGGCCCGCCGCGGGCGTGAAGGTGCAGCTGCTGCTGGTCACCGAAGGCGGCGCGCGCCAGGAGCTGGCGTCCGCCGCCACTAACGCCGACGGCCGCATCACCGACCTGCTGCCGCCCGGCGGCGCCGACGAGGGCGTGTACGTGCTCCGCTTCGAGACCGCCGCCTACTTCACCGCCCAGGGCCGCGACTCGTTCTTCCCGCGGGTGGAGATCGAGTTCTGCTTCGACCCCGAGGGGGGCCACTACCACGTGCCGCTGCTGCTCTCGCCGTTCGGGTACTCAACGTACCGGGGAAGTTGA